In Mercenaria mercenaria strain notata chromosome 14, MADL_Memer_1, whole genome shotgun sequence, the following are encoded in one genomic region:
- the LOC123528132 gene encoding atrial natriuretic peptide receptor 1-like, translated as MDYSSYTRDLVHTMYSYTLLAEDLTTMRQMITNNGLSSPSVVSGTIWFDNMTEFINILKYIQDALADRIVQCANDENSQLEEQMTLSAIELTVALILIPIVVILVGNIVKRIHRFSTDLQVKTSELEEERKRTEELLYQLLPRTVARKLMREGNAVPEAFHSATIMFSDVVGFTKISSHSTPMQVISMLNTLYLTIDGRLDSFGVYKVETIGDGYMVASGLPMRNGERHVEEIAQLSLDLLKTIGEMKIPHLSNEKMRLRIGFNTGPCVAGVVGVRMPRYCVFGDTVNTASRMESTGLPLRIQMTESSAIMLRQRVGYFITERGTMEVKGKGLMRTYWLDGYKSANPDDLVRNGPSEHIVIEVKQQRM; from the exons ATGGATTACTCCTCGTATACGAGAGATCTAGTGCACACCATGTATTCATATACTCTACTGGCTGAAGACCTGACCACTATGCGGCAAATGATTACGAACAACGGTCTGTCGTCCCCTTCCGTGGTGTCAGGAACCATCTGGTTTGATAACATGACAGAGTTCATTAACATCTTAAAATATATTCAGGATGCATTGGCCGACAGAATTGTGCAG TGTGCAAACGATGAAAACAGCCAGCTGGAGGAACAGATGACATTAAGCGCCATAGAATTGACTGTGGCTTTAATCTTGATACCTATCGTTGTCATTCTGGTCGGAAATATAGTTAAAAGAATTCATAGATTTTCAACCGACTTACAAGTGAAGACTTCTGAGCTTGAAGAAGAAAGGAAAAGGACTGAGGAGCTTTTGTACCAGTTGTTGCCAAGAACGGTTGCTAGGAAACTAATGCGAGAAGGAAATGCAGTTCCGGAAGCCTTTCATTCGGCTACAATAATGTTTTCGGACGTTGTCGGATTTACAAAAATATCGAG TCACAGCACGCCAATGCAGGTGATCAGTATGCTGAACACGTTGTATTTGACAATTGATGGTCGCCTGGATAGCTTTGGTGTCTATAAAGTAGAAACAATAG GTGATGGGTATATGGTCGCATCAGGGCTGCCAATGCGAAACGGAGAGAGACACGTAGAGGAAATCGCTCAACTCTCGTTGGATTTGCTCAAGACTATTGGAGAGATGAAAATTCCTCATTTAAGTAACGAGAAAATGCGCTTAAGGATCGGTTTTAACACAG GCCCATGTGTAGCCGGTGTTGTCGGTGTAAGGATGCCACGATATTGTGTGTTTGGTGATACGGTTAATACAGCATCAAGAATGGAATCTACTGGATTGC CTCTTCGTATACAAATGACTGAGTCATCAGCTATTATGCTTCGACAACGGGTTGGTTATTTCATTACTGAACGCGGAACTATGGAGGTAAAG GGTAAAGGATTAATGCGTACATATTGGTTGGATGGTTATAAATCAGCAAATCCAGATGATCTAGTAAGAAATGGACCTTCAGAACATATTGTTATTGAAGTAAAACAGCAACGAATGTGA